A window of Gossypium raimondii isolate GPD5lz chromosome 7, ASM2569854v1, whole genome shotgun sequence genomic DNA:
tttcaagtgaataaatctattgataaattttttaattaaatatgagtaaaaaatttattgaactGAAGTATGTCCTGTTGTAGTCATAATTTATGATCCTATGTCCTTATTGTTGGAAAAGTTGTTAGTTGGTTTCATGTTTTGTTATAACGAAATTATTTCTCTACTTGATTATCAATTTGGATCTTAAATAAGTTCCATTTGTACTGAGTTCGATCCACTTGAATGTAGCATATTTGACAAAACTAAAAGCATGAGTCGATTATGGTGCTAAGACTCCCTATCAAATTGTTTGAGGTGATTGGATAAACATGAAAGTCTTATTATTAATATGCTACTTTTTAGAGATAAATATCAGATTTATTCAAGAGAGTTTTTGAACTGTTGAAAGACTACTTTATGAAGACTTTTATGTGATAAATACTCAAGATAATTAATGAGATAATTTCAGCTTTTAAATAGGAGTTTAAAGCTTATCAAAACATTGTTGATTGGCCACTTGAAgaggcctataaataggctattTTGTGCCACACATTGAGAGAAATTTTGGAGTGCCTTTGTCGACAACTTTGTTGTGTTATCttgtgggttttttttttccactcTTTTAAGTATTATTCAGAGAGTTTATTGGTTGTATTGTGAGGTATTTATGTGAGTGATTTGTAACAATTGGGGTCAATATTGGGGttgcaattattattattatttgtgtaaTGGTAGATTAGACTTAAGCCAATAGGTGATCCAGACGATTGTTGAATAAAGTCATTCATTTGGTGAGGTTTTACAGACGTAGGATTGTTGTGTCTGAACTGTGCTAACAAAGATTGGTTGTGTCAATTCTTTTTTGCTCTTATTTTTCACGCTGCTCATTTTCATTGTAACTGTCGTTACAACGAACATTAAACAAAATTCTAGGAGGTGATGCCATTGCTCAAGGTCATGACGAGCACTAAACAGAGAGTCACGTTGCAATGATGGACTTCGTTGTTGGAACGTGACAAGATAGTGAGTTGCTTTATGATAAGGAATACCTGGCATTGTGACgtcaacccaaaattttcaaatttggttttatttaaatttcgagttagtAAAAGAGCTTACGTAAATTCATACAAGACCTGAAAATGATTATGAATCATTTTATACACTTGCAGTAGTACATTTGATTGTTTAAGGCATAGTTTGGATGGACAGTGCATTtacttgcggttagtgtaaaaatagcgttggcggtgagattagatactttagcgtgagacaaaaagtaaattaaacacaccgcaccgcacccaaccGCCCATCCAAACACCACCTAAAATGATTATAAACGAATGAAATTTGACCGTAATTACTTCAGCAACGAATGTGGCACCTTGTAAGTTTGACTCGACGATCGAGTTAGTTAACGGGGTGTTACAAGTGACCTCATGACGTGGAATAGATGATGTCACGACATCGGTCCTAAACTTTAGTAACTTTTCAAATTGGTCCTATTCCGTGCTCGGGTTGACAAAAGGGCTTTTGTAAGCCCGATTAAGACttgaaattgattatttaacttGAAATGAATGTGTTTGACATTTAATTGCATGTGCAAATGATTATTTTGTTGTGATTTGACTGTAGTTGCTCTAGTAATGAATGTAGTATCCTGTAGCTCGGATGCAGTGATAGGGTCAGGCGAGAGGCGTTATAGTTAgcatatgatttatttatttttgtacagGTTCAGGTATCCCTTAAAGCCTCGAGAATTGAAGTCAACATCCATACCGCCAATTTCGACTTAGCAAAATGTGTAtagtttgttttcattttagtttgtggcatgtacctagaaaCATTTGTTAAATGTCTCAAGTAGTCAaggttgtatatatatattttgtgatCAAATGAATCTATTAAtgttcatgcttataatatgTGTTAATGGTTAAACGTTATATATTAGCTTTGCTTTTATGGTGAATGGCTAAATTGGGACCTAGGATTAATGGTTATAAGGTTGATAAAGCTTTTGGTAAGGTTCATTCAGGTACAAAGTTGAAGGTTGTGGATAACAAAGGCCATATGTCGCGATGACGTATCCCCAACGTTGTAACGAGAATAAGCTTAAGGCTCTCGCGGTGACAATACAACCTCGACATCACGACGAACTCTAGTTAGAGTGTCATGTTGCGACAAGGAAATCTCGAAGTCGCGATGTCAACTCAAGTTTTgtaatatttacaatttggtcctaattcaacCTTGGGTTAACaatagagctttcgtaagctcgtataaaacccgaaaatgattatgtattgtattatatacatgttttacttatatttgaatgtttaataaatttaaattgaatataatttaattgtagTTGCTCTGTGATTTCCCGTAATTTGATACATCAAACTAGGCTCCTCATAAAACTAAAAGAGCTTATTCTTGAGCAAtttaagtttcttttctttacttttttttatttttatcttttgctattaataaatggtttttattagttttatgcCATTTTGAAACCCAAATTGGCCAAATGGCGTAATGGGGACCTAATGATATGATTGAGTTGGTGTAGGAAGTCAATAATGGCTTGAGCTCAAGGAAATCATCATTCAAAGTGGGTATTGTGACACGGGGCCATAGAAGTCATGATATCCCTAAAGGTGTTTAAGTGAAGAAAATTGAGGTCAACTCTAGTGATATCGCGACACCAAGGATGGGTCTCACGACATCGAAACCctctgatacgagtcacaaaagcccaaattcttgaaggcgaggcccaataagcaaattcccagcccaatcaagaaatccatacatacttagttgaaaatcaggccaaattgtcaaagtggcccaagttgtaaagttttatttttatttatttatttatttacttagtttaaatttttatgtaaatattcagtccaagagtcccaaataaagacctttgaccgaatttccatattaaaataattaggagttttttttattttagttttctaattagattaggactagttataaggcctatttaaaggcatggtgGCCACCTTGTAAagaacttctcaattatatcaaaatatcgatttgtttaagtgtagaattctctttgagttttctccaagaattctctcttgagttttctttagaagttgttttaacaatcttttgattgtgggagccatcttcaccttcttcttgccattgatattctttggagggagattaaagccgtttgaaggagttgtgagatctttcgggatttcaaggcttcttaggacttatcttttaatttcttcttgtcaattctttctttatttcgcttgtctttgaatctttatctaatttattttctgttcttattgtgttttcactttttctatcttaatgaatcaacccaaaatccccaatttctagggttcttccatactctttttgggtgaaattagattgtcgaaatttggggaaaactatcttggtgttcaattgggcagaatcgcaatctcctttagggtttcaagagcccttattaacacttatttatattctcaatttgattctttgctgttttggggattttatttcagatctggaaattcaaaattctaatctttttaattttctgtttcgtttcagatctgattgtttagaattttcgtaggagtttcccgtgacttggcaactcgatcttggtccgcgcgcaacccccgtATCACCCTTAAGAGCACATTTGAGTAATGAAGATCAATATTTGATTGATGCTCGTATGAAACATGAGGTTCCAACTCATGATGACgatgttaaatatttatcaagGATTGAAGAAACGCCATCTAAGTTTCGTGGAAAAAACTATTGTTGTTCTATAAGCCACCATTTCTCTTGTTGATAAGGTAGCATTCGATCTCATCCCCTCTAAACAACATGATGAAAGTTGATAGGGGATGAATAAAGTAAATGGGGAGTAATGatgctgatttggggattttgtctattttgatttcactttTCGTTACACTTTTGGCATATTTTCCAAAAAGGGAGAGAATGTAGtaacaataaatgaaatgcTTTGTTCTTGGTTATGGTTGCTACATTTCACTTTGTCAATGGGAGAGAtgatgttgattttttttaaaaaaatatgaagattTTACTGAATATTTATGACCTTGGTGCATGCTTAATTGATGATGAGATGAACAAGCATAATGATAAGGGGAGTGTGTGATCAAGCGTGGTTCTACCTCTTAAGGAGAGACATATTTTAATTCCCTTGCTATGTGACTTGTTTGGATTGTGGGCTAATCATTTGCCGTATGGTTTTGTCAAAAATGCCaatgggagattgttggaaaagTTGTTGTTGCTTGTTTTATGTCATGTTATAATAAAAATGTCTCTCTACTTGGGTCAGCGACTTGGGCCTTGAATAGGTTTCGTTTGTGTTGAGTTCAATCCACTTGAATGTGACATATTTGACAAAACTAGAAGCATGGGTTGACTAGGGCACTAAGACTCCCAACCGAATTGCTTGAGTTGATTGGATAAAcatgaaagttttattattaaaatgctaatttttagagataaatatcatatttattcaaCAGAATTTTGGAGTAGTTGGAAGACTGATTTATGAAGActtttatgtgataaatattcatgataatttcatattttaaataagagtTTAAAGCCTATCAAAACACTATTGCTTGACCACTTGAAGAGGCCTATGTTTTGTGCCACACATCAAGAGAAGTTTTAGAGTGTCTTTGTCTACagtttttttgtgttttattgtGGTTATTTTGTGATacttttttagatattttttgGAGAGTTTATTGTTGTATTGTAAGGTATTTAGGTGAGTGATTTGTAATAATTGGGATCGGTATTGGGGCTGCAATTACTTCTTTGTGTAAGAGTAGATTGGGCTTAAACTAATAAGTGATCTAGATGATTGTTGAACAATATCATTCATTGGGCGAGACTCTATAGACATAAGACTGTTGTGTCTAAACTGCATTAATAAAGATTGGTtgtatcaattatttttttattttattttttacgcTGTTTATTTTCATTCTAACTACCGTTATAACCCGTGTtaagaaaattgatttattaaatctgcagaataattattttttacaagaaATGAAAAGCAAGCCAAACATTTTGGTGGTGTCCATTTCAAAGTGTGGGTCAATTAGCAAAGATAGAATCTACATAATACTGATAGAAAGCGGGGGGGTAATGTAGGGGCGAAATAATGATGGTCCATTGGCTTAGTTGAAAATGCCATTTGAGTAGGCCTCACTAAAGATCTTACTAGATATGCCTACAGATGGGGTCAATTCGATTCCTGcggaatttgaattaaaagaaatttatgtttCAAATAAATTCGATTGAAATccaatttaatagaaaaatatttttaaaatttaaatttatttataaaatatatttctaataaattaaattttaaacagtGAAACAGATTGATGCCCAAGTTGAGTTAATTAAAAACAAGCCTtgacttaatatatatattattaaattaggaATAGTTTTAGACCCTGCCCAAATTACCAGATTTTATGTACAATAAATttagaattgaaatttcaaTGAATTTTAATAGAATACATGCATTTCAATCGAAAGGTTACCCTAAAAGTACAGATTTTAGACGTTAATGAAATTTCACCGTatcatttgaaattattattatacgcctatctatatttattatcttcttcaacttaatttaactttaattaaattacttgaagtaattaatttttaaactataaacaaatatcttttcttcttttatagtttttaatcattttgttttttaatattttttatttttgtgcaactaaattaaaaaaaagtagtttCTAGACACtagatttttcctttttcatttcaattttttctatttcatattatacatttttttaaagtaaaaaaaaatattgcatTGAATCTTCAGTAACAacaattgtgtaaattttaaagtttctatgttatttgattttttaattttaattacttatgttttttttatttttaaaatagagcTGTAGAGTAGATTGATTATGGATggaagtataataataatttcatgtcTTTACATTGAATGATGTGGTGAACTTTTATTAGTGCCTAAAACTTATACTTTTAGGATGATCCTAATATAAGTTATTCCtaggaatttattttaataatttatgtataatcatattgaaacttaatttaataatatgtgCATTTAAGGTTAGAgattactttaaaatttgaaaattatttgtaaagacatttgatgaaattaacccaaaaatgggtaaattatactcaagtcattaatttattagtaagtttacgttttggccactcaatttcaaaaagttacaaaatgatcactgaactattcaaaagttttggTTTAAGTCATTGGGATGTTAAAATCGCTACTATTCTGTTTGCACTGTCTGCACCAATCAAAAACtcttcttccctttttcttatacaattcaattttttcatgaaacaactttaaacatCACAAATCtgtgaaccaaaattcaaataactttCTTCTTCGGTCTCCAACGCTAGTTATcagatcgacttggatctaagacATTTTCTTCTACTTGTCGACAGGTATTGATTCACTGTATTAATTGTCGAATTGTCATTTAGAGCTTGCtagccaatttttttttttgaaaaagccttaataatttagtaacttaaataaaagtttttggATAGTTCagtaatttaaatgaaaactttcgaattaTTCAGTAATCAAAACGttaacttactaataatttacccaaaaaattcAATGAATTTTGGACTAAAAAAGAGAAGCTTTTTACCACcagaatcaaaagaaaaaaaagaagaaggaagaatCCCATTGGGATCAATCAACCATGGTGTTAGAAAAAAGTAGAAACTCTGAAAAAAAGCACTCAATTGTACAAACAACGCTACTTGGTGAATAACTTAATACCAATAGATTCAAAACTATAGAGAAGATGACAAGATACTTTGAATTACTGTTGGCAAGTGAAATCCAGATTCGCCTATCTCTTTCATGTGAACACAAAAAGATAGATTACGCTAATAGTGATTCAATTTACTTCTTGATTactctaaaaaattataaaattataatttaattatttaattttgttttttatcgtttctaaaattaatataataacaattttaacccttaatatttacacattgtgtaattcAATCTTTTGTAGTTCTATTTCACCCTAAcacctaaaaaattaaaatttaaatttatcacctaaaagaaaaattgtaaaaataaaaaattttaaattacacaatgtgtaaatctgaaggttaaatttttaaagtcaagactaaatttataaatgtcgagcattaaaattgttattatgttaattttgaatattatcaCAATTAGCTAGCtgatgataaaaaataaaattaaataattgagtgatattttataatttttataaaaatttatgtgactagtaataaaattttacccatGCAAAATTTAAGTTGCCATTGAAAAGAAAGCTCCAAAATTGTCGGTAAAAAGAATTTAGCATTAaaaccccttttatttttgtcactttattactccATAATTGAAACATTATACACTGCATTGCTTAAATTCATGGTGGGTCAGTTTGTAAaggcaaaaagaagaaaaaacaatgGGACCCAAAgccagaaaaataaaacaaattggcGCCTTAAAGATGGCCTCTTTGCCAGTGCCACTTTCCCATGTGCTCAAAATCAGCACCCTCGAACTCACTGAATAACTCGGTTAACCCTTACTACAGCTCACCGTTTcctagaaaaaaaaacccattgttttttctttgtctTTATAGCAAAGAAGATAAGATATACCCTAAAAAGCTCTTTTTTCGGGGGTGCAAATAGAGAGATCTAATGGTATCTGGGTCACCAGATTTACaggtttctttcttcttcttcttcttcttgtttgtGGTGAGTTCTTTTGCAGGTGACCCTTATGTGTTCTATGATTGGACTGTTTCTTATATCACAGCTTCTCCTCTTGGTGATAAACAACAggttctttttctcttcttttgcagctttgattttgctttttgaattgaatttgggTACTTGTTTAAAACAATTGGCCTTTGTGGGAATTATGTTTAGCTTAATGGGCGTTTAAgattttggatgaaaaaaatGTATGTTGAATTGTCTGCAGATTCCAGTTTTTCTCTGCTTAATGAATAAGTTACAgtgtgattttttttctttaattagtttttgatttagtgTTAATTTTTAGGAGTGAAATTATTGGGTATATGGTTAAATTATAGCAAGAAAATCATCTCTAGAATCATATTTTAGATAATGCCAAATAATTGTTTTGGAAGTCTTTTAAAAGGCAATCGGATTCCATTAATTGTAGCTTTTGTCTACACCAATTATGCCAATTTACTGacattagataaataaatatcattagTGGCTTTAGCATAGGTAAAAGTAACATGGATGCCTTGTACTAGAAGTCGGATTATATTTTGCTCTTTGtactaaaaaaatagtaaattaatttctatacgATAGATCAAAAAAACAAACTCACCattctatgaaaattttcatctattttcacTATTAATAACTAGTCCTTGTACATCAACATGGGGTACACAGAGCATGACATGTGTAACTTTCTGGTTATTTCATTAGTCACCCTAGTTTTTAACAttagaaatggataaaaattttatttgaaaggattagtttgctctttgatataatatatagggattaatttgtccatttttgtattagagggggcaaaatgtaatctaactcctagtacaagggcctccatGGTAAATTTACCCCTTAGTGGAGTTCTTACAACTTATTGCTATCcagttatttaattttggtaagAGTTGCTGGACTTTATATGCaattctaaagaaaaaaaatcattttttaagaaTGTTTAGTATgttgattctaatttttatCTCCCAAATTGATAGTAGTAAATAGGTAAAAGTACCATCGAGGCCCATGTACCAAGAGTCAGGTTGCATTTTGCCccatttacttaaaaaatggataaattagtcCCTGTGCATTAGATTAAAAAGCTAACtggtcatttttgttaaaaatttcatctattttcacttttaaaaattggacaaaataaccaaacagtTACACGTATGCCTCATTCTGACATACatggaccaatttttaacaatagaaatggatgaaaattttaacagagggatcagtttgctctttaatttaatgtacatggattaaattgctcatttttttagttgAGGGGGCAAAATGCACTCTAGCTCTTAATACAAGGGGCTCTATGATACTTTACCAAGTAAATATGGAGGTTGATATTGTGTATTTCACCTTTTTGTTTCTAATACTTTGGTTTTCAAATGCATGGCATTTTGctttcatcaaaaaaaaaaaatgcatggCATTTTTCGATAGTTATACATTTGAACTTGTTAACACTTTTCTGCTTCTAATCTTTGATATAACCGGTCCTATATGGTGAAAGAAATCTCAGTTTTCGATAGTTATTGTCAGAACCGGCATGTTAGTCTTCTGAGTCTTGCCTGTTCAGGACCTCGAATCATGTCACGAGTTAtgacctatatatatataatgccaTTATTCCAGGTGATTGGGATCAATGGACAGTTTCCTGGACCGATCCTCAACGTCACTACAAATTGGAACGTAGTTGTCAATGTGAAGAACGATCTTGACGAGCCACTTCTGTTTACATGGTATGAAGGATTGAATAAAAGAGATCAATATCGAAAAGGGTAATATCTGTcttaatatttgtaaattgcTTATTGTAATGCAGGAATGGTATACAACATAGGAAAAATTCTTGGCAAGATGGTGTTTCTGGGACTAATTGTCCGATTCCTGCTGGTTGGAACTGGACGTATGAGTTTCAAGTCAAAGATCAGATAGGGAGTTTCTTTTACTTCCCCTCTTTAAACTTCCAAAGAGCTGCAGGCGGCTATGGAGGAATCATCATAAACAACCGAGCAGTCATTCCGTTACCCTTTGGGATGCCCGATGGTGATATTACTATCTTTATTAGTGACTGGTATACTAAGAGTCATAAGGTCggcaaataatttatttattcttttctcaATGCTTGTAGTGTCTGTCAGCTAATCGGGTACTAAATTGTTTCTTGTGTGAAAAAACAGGGATTAAGGAAAGATGTCGAGAATGGAGTTGACCTTGGTGTTCCGGATGGTATTCTTATTAATGGATATGGTCCATATCGCTATGATCCGACGCTTGTTAAAAACGGGATTGTTTACCAGATCATAAATGTCGAACCAGGTACATAAATGCTCAGTTTTTTGCCGTTAGACCATCGGTTTTCTTTTCCTGGTGCCTACTGTAATAGCTagatcttttatatttaatctgaAACAGGAAAAACGTATCGCTTTAGGGTTCACAACGTCGGAATTTCAACTAGCTTAAATTTCAGAATTCAAAACCATAACCTACTTCTCGTCGAGACTGAAGGATCGTACACAGTTCAGCAAAACTACTCAAATATGGATATTCATGTGGGCCAGTCGTACTCGTTCTTGGTTACCATGGATCAGAACGCTAGCACTGATTATTACATCGTAGCCAGTCCTCGGTTTGTTAATTCATCCGACTGGTCCAAAGTTAATGGAGTCGCTATCTTGCACTACTCTAACTCTCAGGGACCTGCTTCGGGTCCTCTTCCTAGTCTTAATGATTATGATGCATATTTCTCAATGAATCAAGC
This region includes:
- the LOC105790525 gene encoding monocopper oxidase-like protein SKU5, with translation MVSGSPDLQVSFFFFFFLFVVSSFAGDPYVFYDWTVSYITASPLGDKQQVIGINGQFPGPILNVTTNWNVVVNVKNDLDEPLLFTWNGIQHRKNSWQDGVSGTNCPIPAGWNWTYEFQVKDQIGSFFYFPSLNFQRAAGGYGGIIINNRAVIPLPFGMPDGDITIFISDWYTKSHKGLRKDVENGVDLGVPDGILINGYGPYRYDPTLVKNGIVYQIINVEPGKTYRFRVHNVGISTSLNFRIQNHNLLLVETEGSYTVQQNYSNMDIHVGQSYSFLVTMDQNASTDYYIVASPRFVNSSDWSKVNGVAILHYSNSQGPASGPLPSLNDYDAYFSMNQARSIRWNVSAGAARPNPQGSFKYGDITVTDVYVILNRPVELVDGKQRTTLNGISYLPPSTPLKLAQQFKIPGVYKLDFPNKLMNRPPKLDTSVINGTFKGFMEIIFQNNDTTVQSYHLDGYAFFVVGMDFGVWTENSRSTYNKWDGVARSTTQVFPGAWAAILVSLDNAGIWNLRAQNLDSWYLGQETYVSVVNPEVDQSEVLLPENSIYCGILSSLQKDQAQRVNFSGATSISGSSKMVFIMLIIALIGHSFR